In Primulina eburnea isolate SZY01 chromosome 5, ASM2296580v1, whole genome shotgun sequence, a single window of DNA contains:
- the LOC140831937 gene encoding uncharacterized protein isoform X2, with protein sequence MHTWGKGDDSYQRRFSNGSMCLFLPVVSCIDTAQPRRSLSYDKLPPEPISLTVLKLDGSSFGTVGELKLAVEAAFDHLPKKGSAKVSWAHVWGQFCLCHDGQKLLMDSDYIRMCGIQDGDQLQFARHASNYDNLLTVFDKEDSDSDYELNSYGYKGRQQNGEKNNVNGGQNVDNVGLESGVHSQCEHKITHMLRGWFSYRKLYGAPMKIGDGNIFSKCSNRGLGSLRKVIRSYNSKYDSQT encoded by the exons ATGCACACTTGGGGGAAAGGGGACGACTCTTACCAGCGTAGGTTTTCTAATGGATCAATGTGTTTGTTTCTTCCCGTAGTGTCATGCATCGACACCGCCCAACCAAGGAGAAGCCTTTCTTACGACAAGCTTCCTCCAGAGCCCATCAGTCTCACCGTTCTTAAATTGGATGGCTCATCTTTTG GGACTGTTGGCGAACTCAAACTTGCTGTGGAAGCGGCATTTGATCATTTGCCAAAGAAGGGGTCGGCTAAAGTTTCATG GGCGCATGTATGGGGGCAATTTTGTCTTTGCCATGATGGCCAGAAGTTATTGATGGATAGCGATTATATAAGAATGTGTGGGATCCAGGATGGTGATCAG CTTCAGTTCGCTCGTCATGCGTCCAATTATGACAATTTACTCACTGTGTTTGATAAAGAAGACAGTGATTCAGATTATGAACTCAA TTCATATGGCTACAAAGGAAGACAACAAAATGGTGAAAAGAATAATGTTAATGGTGGGCAGAATGTCGATAATGTCGGGTTGGAAAGTGGCGTTCATTCACAGTGTGAGCACAAGATAACTCACATGTTGAGAGGGTGGTTTTCATATAGGAAGCTGTACGGTGCCCCGATGAAGATTGGAGAtggaaatatattttcaaaatgttCCAATAGAGGACTAGGAAGTTTAAGGAAGGTGATAAGATCATACAACAGCAAGTATGATTCTCAAACATAA
- the LOC140831937 gene encoding uncharacterized protein isoform X1, producing the protein MHTWGKGDDSYQRRFSNGSMCLFLPVVSCIDTAQPRRSLSYDKLPPEPISLTVLKLDGSSFGIKLAKTGTVGELKLAVEAAFDHLPKKGSAKVSWAHVWGQFCLCHDGQKLLMDSDYIRMCGIQDGDQLQFARHASNYDNLLTVFDKEDSDSDYELNSYGYKGRQQNGEKNNVNGGQNVDNVGLESGVHSQCEHKITHMLRGWFSYRKLYGAPMKIGDGNIFSKCSNRGLGSLRKVIRSYNSKYDSQT; encoded by the exons ATGCACACTTGGGGGAAAGGGGACGACTCTTACCAGCGTAGGTTTTCTAATGGATCAATGTGTTTGTTTCTTCCCGTAGTGTCATGCATCGACACCGCCCAACCAAGGAGAAGCCTTTCTTACGACAAGCTTCCTCCAGAGCCCATCAGTCTCACCGTTCTTAAATTGGATGGCTCATCTTTTG GAATTAAGTTGGCAAAGACAGGGACTGTTGGCGAACTCAAACTTGCTGTGGAAGCGGCATTTGATCATTTGCCAAAGAAGGGGTCGGCTAAAGTTTCATG GGCGCATGTATGGGGGCAATTTTGTCTTTGCCATGATGGCCAGAAGTTATTGATGGATAGCGATTATATAAGAATGTGTGGGATCCAGGATGGTGATCAG CTTCAGTTCGCTCGTCATGCGTCCAATTATGACAATTTACTCACTGTGTTTGATAAAGAAGACAGTGATTCAGATTATGAACTCAA TTCATATGGCTACAAAGGAAGACAACAAAATGGTGAAAAGAATAATGTTAATGGTGGGCAGAATGTCGATAATGTCGGGTTGGAAAGTGGCGTTCATTCACAGTGTGAGCACAAGATAACTCACATGTTGAGAGGGTGGTTTTCATATAGGAAGCTGTACGGTGCCCCGATGAAGATTGGAGAtggaaatatattttcaaaatgttCCAATAGAGGACTAGGAAGTTTAAGGAAGGTGATAAGATCATACAACAGCAAGTATGATTCTCAAACATAA
- the LOC140831939 gene encoding vesicle-associated membrane protein 711-like: MAILYALVARGPLVLAEFSSASTTANSIARQILEKIPGNNDTNVSYSQDRYIFHVKRTDGLTVLCMADDTAGRRIPFEFLEDIHQKFVRTYGRAVLSAQAYAMNDEFSRVLGQQMEFYSNDPNADRINRLRGEMSQVRNVMIENIDKVLDRGDRLELLVDKTATMQGNTLRFRKQTRRFRRTVWWRNVWLTVALVILLLIIVYVVMGFVCHGPTLPSCLK, encoded by the exons ATGGCGATTCTGTACGCGCTAGTGGCACGGGGGCCCCTTGTGCTCGCGGAATTCAGCTCCGCGTCGACAACGGCGAATTCCATTGCGCGCCAAATCCTGGAGAAAATCCCTGGAAACAACGACACCAACGTTTCTTATTCTCAGGATCGCTACATTTTCCATGTCAAACGCACAGATGGACTCACCGTTCTTTGTATGGCGGACGACACAGCTGGAC GGAGAATTCCTTTTGAATTTCTAGAAGACATTCATCAAAAATTTGTGAGGACATATGGCCGAGCTGTATTGTCGGCACAAGCTTATGCCATGAATGATGAATTTTCAAGGGTCCTCGGCCAGCAAATGGAATTTTACTCCAATGATCCAAATGCTGACAGGATAAACCGGCTAAGAGGTGAAATGAGTCAG GTGCGAAATGTCATGATAGAAAATATCGATAAAGTCTTAGACAGGGGTGATCGGTTAGAGCTGCTGGTCGATAAGACTGCCACTATGCAAGGAAACACTTTAAGATTCAGGAAGCAGACACGACGTTTCAGAAGGACTGTCTGGTGGAGAAATGTTTGGCTTAC GGTTGCGTTGGTGATACTCCTGCTGATAATTGTGTATGTTGTTATGGGTTTTGTTTGCCATGGACCCACTCTTCCATCTTGTCTGAAGTGA
- the LOC140831937 gene encoding uncharacterized protein isoform X3, translated as MHTWGKGDDSYQRRFSNGSMCLFLPVVSCIDTAQPRRSLSYDKLPPEPISLTVLKLDGSSFGIKLAKTGTVGELKLAVEAAFDHLPKKGSAKVSWAHVWGQFCLCHDGQKLLMDSDYIRMCGIQDGDQLQFARHASNYDNLLTVFDKEDSDSDYELKYFIWLQRKTTKW; from the exons ATGCACACTTGGGGGAAAGGGGACGACTCTTACCAGCGTAGGTTTTCTAATGGATCAATGTGTTTGTTTCTTCCCGTAGTGTCATGCATCGACACCGCCCAACCAAGGAGAAGCCTTTCTTACGACAAGCTTCCTCCAGAGCCCATCAGTCTCACCGTTCTTAAATTGGATGGCTCATCTTTTG GAATTAAGTTGGCAAAGACAGGGACTGTTGGCGAACTCAAACTTGCTGTGGAAGCGGCATTTGATCATTTGCCAAAGAAGGGGTCGGCTAAAGTTTCATG GGCGCATGTATGGGGGCAATTTTGTCTTTGCCATGATGGCCAGAAGTTATTGATGGATAGCGATTATATAAGAATGTGTGGGATCCAGGATGGTGATCAG CTTCAGTTCGCTCGTCATGCGTCCAATTATGACAATTTACTCACTGTGTTTGATAAAGAAGACAGTGATTCAGATTATGAACTCAAGTAT TTCATATGGCTACAAAGGAAGACAACAAAATGGTGA
- the LOC140831940 gene encoding cysteine--tRNA ligase, chloroplastic/mitochondrial isoform X3: MTSLNCLPPSVEPRVSEHISQIIGMIEQILENGCAYTIGGDVYFSVDKFPEYGQLSGRRLEDNRAGERVAVDSRKKNPADFALWKSAKEGEPFWDSPWGPGRPGWHIECSAMSATYLGYSFDIHGGGMDLIFPHHENEIAQSCATCHQSNVSYWIHNGFVTIDSEKMSKSLGNFFTIRQVIELYHPLALRLFLMGTHYRSPINYSDTQLESASDRVFYIYQTLHDCENVLIQHDLAGLTDSIPTETTICINKFHDECLTSMSDDLHTPVALAAMSEPLKTINDLLHTRKGKKQELRMESLATLEKTIRSVLAILGLLPDSYSEALQQLRNYALKRSKLTEDEVLQKMEERNDARKNKEYEKSDAIRKDLAAVGITLMDSPEGTSWRPTIPLALQEQFTGS; the protein is encoded by the exons ATGACTTCTCTTAACTGCCTTCCTCCTTCAGTGGAACCTCGTGTCTCTGAACACATTTCGCAAATCATTGGCATGATTGAACAG ATACTTGAGAATGGGTGTGCATATACTATCGGTGGGGATGTTTACTTTTCTGTTGACAAATTTCCCGAGTATGGACAATTATCAGGGCGTAGATTGGAAGATAACAGGGCTGGTGAACGGGTAGCGGTAGACTCAAGGAAGAAGAACCCGGCTGACTTTGCTTTATGGAAA TCAGCAAAGGAGGGTGAACCTTTTTGGGACAGTCCATGGGGTCCTGGAAGACCTGGATGGCATATAGAATGCAGTGCTATGAGTGCTACTTACTTAGGCTATTCTTTTGACATACATGGTGGTGGAATGGATCTCATTTTTCCCCATCATGAAAATGAGATTGCACAAAGTTGTGCTACATGCCATCAAAGTAATGTTAGCTATTGGATACACAATGGATTTGTGACCATCGACTCTGAGAAAATGTCGAAGTCTCTTGGGAACTTTTTCACTATCAGACAG GTCATAGAGCTTTATCATCCACTGGCTTTAAGGCTTTTCTTAATGGGCACTCACTATCGTTCCCCAATCAATTATTCTGACACGCAGCTTGAAAGTGCTTCTGACCGtgttttttatatttatcaG ACATTGCATGATTGTGAGAATGTCCTCATCCAGCATGACCTAGCTGGTTTGACGGACTCCATTCCAACAGAAACAACAATTTGCATCAACAAATTCCATGATGAGTGTCTGACATCAATGTCAGATGATCTTCACACTCCTGTAGCATTGGCTGCTATGTCTGAACCATTGAAAACCATCAATGATCTCCTGCATACTCGTAAG GGAAAGAAACAAGAGTTAAGAATGGAGTCACTTGCAACTTTAGAAAAGACAATTAGAAGCGTACTTGCTATTTTGGGGCTCTTGCCAGATAGCTACTCTGAG GCATTGCAGCAGCTGAGGAATTATGCTCTGAAGCGATCAAAGTTGACTGAAGatgaagttttgcagaagatggAAGAGAGGAATGATGCCAGAAAAAATAAAGAGTATGAAAAGTCAGATGCGATTAGAAAGGATTTGGCAGCTGTGGGCATCACACTGATGGACAGCCCAGA
- the LOC140831940 gene encoding cysteine--tRNA ligase, chloroplastic/mitochondrial isoform X2, with product MSCLSLKLRVKSGCMSVASPLMISVTLATRVFTLLLTFSTGRYLKYLGYEINYVRNFTDVDDKIIIRANELREDPIKLSRRYCDEFHLDMTSLNCLPPSVEPRVSEHISQIIGMIEQILENGCAYTIGGDVYFSVDKFPEYGQLSGRRLEDNRAGERVAVDSRKKNPADFALWKSAKEGEPFWDSPWGPGRPGWHIECSAMSATYLGYSFDIHGGGMDLIFPHHENEIAQSCATCHQSNVSYWIHNGFVTIDSEKMSKSLGNFFTIRQVIELYHPLALRLFLMGTHYRSPINYSDTQLESASDRVFYIYQTLHDCENVLIQHDLAGLTDSIPTETTICINKFHDECLTSMSDDLHTPVALAAMSEPLKTINDLLHTRKGKKQELRMESLATLEKTIRSVLAILGLLPDSYSEALQQLRNYALKRSKLTEDEVLQKMEERNDARKNKEYEKSDAIRKDLAAVGITLMDSPEGTSWRPTIPLALQEQFTGS from the exons ATGAGTTGTTTAAGCCTAAAGTTGAGGGTAAAGTCGGGATGTATGTCTGTGGCATCACCGCTTATGATCTCAGTCACATTGGCCACGCGCGTGTTTACGTTGCTTTTGACGTTCTCTACCG GCAGATACCTCAAGTATTTGGGTTATGAAATCAACTATGTCCGCAATTTCACTGATGTCGATGATAAG ATCATTATCAGAGCAAATGAATTGCGTGAGGATCCTATCAAGTTAAGTAGACGATACTGCGATGAATTTCATCTTGATATGACTTCTCTTAACTGCCTTCCTCCTTCAGTGGAACCTCGTGTCTCTGAACACATTTCGCAAATCATTGGCATGATTGAACAG ATACTTGAGAATGGGTGTGCATATACTATCGGTGGGGATGTTTACTTTTCTGTTGACAAATTTCCCGAGTATGGACAATTATCAGGGCGTAGATTGGAAGATAACAGGGCTGGTGAACGGGTAGCGGTAGACTCAAGGAAGAAGAACCCGGCTGACTTTGCTTTATGGAAA TCAGCAAAGGAGGGTGAACCTTTTTGGGACAGTCCATGGGGTCCTGGAAGACCTGGATGGCATATAGAATGCAGTGCTATGAGTGCTACTTACTTAGGCTATTCTTTTGACATACATGGTGGTGGAATGGATCTCATTTTTCCCCATCATGAAAATGAGATTGCACAAAGTTGTGCTACATGCCATCAAAGTAATGTTAGCTATTGGATACACAATGGATTTGTGACCATCGACTCTGAGAAAATGTCGAAGTCTCTTGGGAACTTTTTCACTATCAGACAG GTCATAGAGCTTTATCATCCACTGGCTTTAAGGCTTTTCTTAATGGGCACTCACTATCGTTCCCCAATCAATTATTCTGACACGCAGCTTGAAAGTGCTTCTGACCGtgttttttatatttatcaG ACATTGCATGATTGTGAGAATGTCCTCATCCAGCATGACCTAGCTGGTTTGACGGACTCCATTCCAACAGAAACAACAATTTGCATCAACAAATTCCATGATGAGTGTCTGACATCAATGTCAGATGATCTTCACACTCCTGTAGCATTGGCTGCTATGTCTGAACCATTGAAAACCATCAATGATCTCCTGCATACTCGTAAG GGAAAGAAACAAGAGTTAAGAATGGAGTCACTTGCAACTTTAGAAAAGACAATTAGAAGCGTACTTGCTATTTTGGGGCTCTTGCCAGATAGCTACTCTGAG GCATTGCAGCAGCTGAGGAATTATGCTCTGAAGCGATCAAAGTTGACTGAAGatgaagttttgcagaagatggAAGAGAGGAATGATGCCAGAAAAAATAAAGAGTATGAAAAGTCAGATGCGATTAGAAAGGATTTGGCAGCTGTGGGCATCACACTGATGGACAGCCCAGA
- the LOC140831940 gene encoding cysteine--tRNA ligase, chloroplastic/mitochondrial isoform X1, with the protein MASLLKYCKPLLPLGLRRGFASKSFHSKINFHSRFRFFLPISCCNARHSLTTSSGEISRDFKKDNDLLRKELRLFNTMTKRNELFKPKVEGKVGMYVCGITAYDLSHIGHARVYVAFDVLYRYLKYLGYEINYVRNFTDVDDKIIIRANELREDPIKLSRRYCDEFHLDMTSLNCLPPSVEPRVSEHISQIIGMIEQILENGCAYTIGGDVYFSVDKFPEYGQLSGRRLEDNRAGERVAVDSRKKNPADFALWKSAKEGEPFWDSPWGPGRPGWHIECSAMSATYLGYSFDIHGGGMDLIFPHHENEIAQSCATCHQSNVSYWIHNGFVTIDSEKMSKSLGNFFTIRQVIELYHPLALRLFLMGTHYRSPINYSDTQLESASDRVFYIYQTLHDCENVLIQHDLAGLTDSIPTETTICINKFHDECLTSMSDDLHTPVALAAMSEPLKTINDLLHTRKGKKQELRMESLATLEKTIRSVLAILGLLPDSYSEALQQLRNYALKRSKLTEDEVLQKMEERNDARKNKEYEKSDAIRKDLAAVGITLMDSPEGTSWRPTIPLALQEQFTGS; encoded by the exons ATGGCTTCTCTCTTGAAATACTGCAAACCTTTGCTTCCCCTCGGCCTCCGCAGAGGCTTCGCATCAAAATCCTTCCACTCTAAAATCAATTTCCACTCACGCTTCCGTTTTTTTCTCCCAATTAGTTGCTGCAATGCTCGTCATTCATTGACCACTTCGAGTGGGGAAATTAGTCGTGATTTTAAgaaagataatgatttgctAAGGAAGGAACTGCGGCTGTTCAATACAATGACCAAGCGGAATGAGTTGTTTAAGCCTAAAGTTGAGGGTAAAGTCGGGATGTATGTCTGTGGCATCACCGCTTATGATCTCAGTCACATTGGCCACGCGCGTGTTTACGTTGCTTTTGACGTTCTCTACCG ATACCTCAAGTATTTGGGTTATGAAATCAACTATGTCCGCAATTTCACTGATGTCGATGATAAG ATCATTATCAGAGCAAATGAATTGCGTGAGGATCCTATCAAGTTAAGTAGACGATACTGCGATGAATTTCATCTTGATATGACTTCTCTTAACTGCCTTCCTCCTTCAGTGGAACCTCGTGTCTCTGAACACATTTCGCAAATCATTGGCATGATTGAACAG ATACTTGAGAATGGGTGTGCATATACTATCGGTGGGGATGTTTACTTTTCTGTTGACAAATTTCCCGAGTATGGACAATTATCAGGGCGTAGATTGGAAGATAACAGGGCTGGTGAACGGGTAGCGGTAGACTCAAGGAAGAAGAACCCGGCTGACTTTGCTTTATGGAAA TCAGCAAAGGAGGGTGAACCTTTTTGGGACAGTCCATGGGGTCCTGGAAGACCTGGATGGCATATAGAATGCAGTGCTATGAGTGCTACTTACTTAGGCTATTCTTTTGACATACATGGTGGTGGAATGGATCTCATTTTTCCCCATCATGAAAATGAGATTGCACAAAGTTGTGCTACATGCCATCAAAGTAATGTTAGCTATTGGATACACAATGGATTTGTGACCATCGACTCTGAGAAAATGTCGAAGTCTCTTGGGAACTTTTTCACTATCAGACAG GTCATAGAGCTTTATCATCCACTGGCTTTAAGGCTTTTCTTAATGGGCACTCACTATCGTTCCCCAATCAATTATTCTGACACGCAGCTTGAAAGTGCTTCTGACCGtgttttttatatttatcaG ACATTGCATGATTGTGAGAATGTCCTCATCCAGCATGACCTAGCTGGTTTGACGGACTCCATTCCAACAGAAACAACAATTTGCATCAACAAATTCCATGATGAGTGTCTGACATCAATGTCAGATGATCTTCACACTCCTGTAGCATTGGCTGCTATGTCTGAACCATTGAAAACCATCAATGATCTCCTGCATACTCGTAAG GGAAAGAAACAAGAGTTAAGAATGGAGTCACTTGCAACTTTAGAAAAGACAATTAGAAGCGTACTTGCTATTTTGGGGCTCTTGCCAGATAGCTACTCTGAG GCATTGCAGCAGCTGAGGAATTATGCTCTGAAGCGATCAAAGTTGACTGAAGatgaagttttgcagaagatggAAGAGAGGAATGATGCCAGAAAAAATAAAGAGTATGAAAAGTCAGATGCGATTAGAAAGGATTTGGCAGCTGTGGGCATCACACTGATGGACAGCCCAGA